The following proteins are encoded in a genomic region of Leptospira langatensis:
- the gatC gene encoding Asp-tRNA(Asn)/Glu-tRNA(Gln) amidotransferase subunit GatC: MNLNEESLQKIAELSRLKIDPKDIQAFLSDFNKVLNYVDTITELDVSSVSDEDLYTNEGNSVRADQVAEGLSRSQIESFAPSFQNGYFVVPKVIET; the protein is encoded by the coding sequence GTGAATCTGAACGAAGAATCCCTCCAAAAAATAGCTGAGCTGTCCAGGCTCAAAATCGATCCGAAAGATATCCAAGCGTTTCTTTCCGATTTCAATAAAGTACTGAATTACGTGGATACGATCACTGAGTTGGATGTGAGTTCCGTTTCCGACGAGGACTTATATACGAACGAAGGAAATTCCGTAAGAGCGGATCAGGTTGCGGAAGGACTAAGTCGTTCTCAAATTGAATCCTTCGCTCCCAGCTTTCAAAACGGATATTTTGTGGTTCCTAAGGTGATTGAAACATGA
- the gatA gene encoding Asp-tRNA(Asn)/Glu-tRNA(Gln) amidotransferase subunit GatA, giving the protein MSDLWKLTYSQIKKGLNAGEFTPSELATSLISRIEAEDFKIKAFLSFEKENVLKAAAESTERRRSGKPLSEFDGIPIGIKDNICIEGTITSCASKILENYHSPFHATAIEKLLAKGFVLIPRANMDEFAMGSSTENSAYQITKNPFDTARIPGGSSGGSAAAVAASFVPVALGSDTGGSVRQPASLCGIYGLKPSYGTVSRYGLVAYASSLDQIGPLSKDIDGVVDVYSIISGKDPKDATSKNLTAFDPAKAKPVALEGLRIGKMKMSAEIDPDVAKAYESLLSDLESKGAKLVELDFSLLSNSIPIYYIIATAECSSNLSRFDGIRFGARKDPSGKLEDLYVASRSEGFGKEVQRRILLGTFSLSAGYYDAYYGRAQKARVLIKREYEGYFSKVDLILQPTSPTTAFKVGEKTSDPIQMYKADILTTSVNLAGVPAMSLPIGTDSKGLPIGLQVTAPLFHEEKIFGFAKTIQDWSSKVKLPEQIQ; this is encoded by the coding sequence ATGAGCGATCTCTGGAAATTGACTTATTCCCAAATTAAGAAAGGATTAAATGCAGGAGAGTTTACTCCAAGCGAACTTGCAACTTCCTTGATCTCTCGCATTGAAGCGGAAGATTTTAAGATCAAGGCATTCCTTTCATTCGAAAAAGAGAATGTGCTAAAGGCTGCAGCGGAGAGCACGGAGAGAAGAAGATCAGGAAAACCTCTTTCCGAATTCGACGGGATCCCGATCGGGATCAAAGATAATATCTGTATAGAAGGTACGATCACCAGCTGCGCTTCCAAAATACTGGAAAACTATCATTCTCCGTTTCACGCGACTGCCATTGAGAAATTATTAGCGAAAGGATTCGTTCTCATTCCGAGAGCGAACATGGATGAGTTTGCAATGGGTTCCTCCACGGAGAACTCCGCTTATCAGATCACAAAGAATCCGTTCGATACGGCTCGGATCCCGGGAGGATCTTCCGGGGGATCGGCTGCTGCTGTGGCAGCTTCCTTCGTTCCGGTCGCACTCGGTTCGGATACGGGAGGCTCCGTTAGACAGCCTGCTTCTCTTTGTGGGATATACGGATTGAAGCCGAGCTACGGTACTGTTTCTCGTTACGGATTGGTAGCCTATGCTTCCAGTTTGGATCAGATCGGGCCTTTGTCCAAGGATATTGACGGAGTAGTGGATGTGTATTCCATTATCTCAGGAAAGGATCCAAAGGATGCTACCTCTAAGAACCTGACAGCCTTCGATCCTGCAAAGGCAAAACCTGTAGCATTAGAAGGCTTGCGGATCGGAAAAATGAAGATGAGTGCCGAGATCGATCCGGATGTGGCCAAGGCATACGAGTCATTATTAAGCGACTTGGAATCTAAGGGAGCAAAACTAGTAGAGCTGGATTTCTCCCTTCTTTCCAATTCTATCCCTATCTATTATATAATCGCTACTGCGGAATGTTCTTCGAACCTTTCTCGTTTTGATGGGATCCGTTTCGGTGCAAGAAAGGACCCAAGCGGTAAATTAGAAGATCTTTATGTGGCAAGTCGCAGCGAAGGATTCGGAAAAGAAGTACAGAGAAGGATCCTTCTCGGAACCTTCTCCTTGTCTGCGGGATATTACGATGCATATTATGGAAGGGCGCAGAAGGCAAGAGTTCTTATTAAAAGGGAATATGAAGGTTATTTCTCGAAGGTAGATCTGATCCTGCAACCGACTTCCCCTACGACCGCGTTTAAGGTGGGAGAGAAGACTTCGGATCCGATCCAAATGTACAAGGCAGATATACTGACTACTTCTGTGAATCTTGCGGGAGTTCCTGCCATGTCTTTGCCGATAGGAACGGATTCGAAGGGACTGCCGATCGGATTGCAAGTGACCGCTCCTCTTTTTCATGAGGAGAAGATCTTCGGTTTCGCTAAGACCATCCAAGATTGGTCTTCAAAAGTCAAACTGCCTGAACAGATCCAATGA